The Nitrospiraceae bacterium DNA window ATCAAGACCAGGCCTTGGCCGCCCACGTGATCCGAATCGCCAATTCGCCAGCCTATATGACCAGAAATCCCGTGGTTTCGCTGCAACATGCCGTGACCATGCTGGGCATGAATTTGATGTCTGAAATCGCGTTTACGGCGTCCTTGAAGAGCAGCGTGTTCAAAGTCCCCGGATTCGAGGACGATGTGAAGCGGCTGTGGCAACAGTCGTTGGCCAGCGGGGCCTACGCAAAGGAAATCGCCAGACTCCGACGGTGCAACGTGGAAAGCGCCTATCTCTGCGGGCTGCTGCACGGCATCGGCCAGCCTGTGGTCTTGCAGACGGTCGCCACCTTGGCCAAGGAACTCAAGGTCACGCTCGAGCGCACGCTCCTGAAGCAACTCCTCGGCGGGTATCAGACGCAGGTCGGTCAGTTGGTTGCCGAGAAGTGGGGACTTCCGAAACAGGTCGCAGAGGTGATTGCCTTCTTTGAGCATTACGATCAATCGACGAACGCCAAACAAGAGTGCATGATCACCCATCTGGCCGATCGGCTCGCGCAGCACCACCTGGATCCCGAATCCTTGGACGAGCCTACCCTGCGAGAACTGCCGGTGTTGGCCGATTTGAATCTCTATGCGAAGGACGTCGACGCCCTCCTGGGCATGAAGGAAAAGGTCTCGAAGGCTGTGGAGGCGATGCCCTTGTGAGCAACGCGATGCACTACGACATCATCGTGGTCGGCAGCGGGCCGGCCGGGCAGAAAGCCGCCATCCAGGCCGCCAAGGCTGGCAAGCGCGTGGCCCTGATCGAAAAGGAACAGGGAATCGGCGGCAACTGTGTGTACCGTGGGACAATTCCCAGCAAGACGCTGCGCGAAAGCGCCCTTCAGCATGAACGGCTGAAACGCTCGAGCGAAGCGTTCGAAGGGCGGCTGCGTACTGACGTCTCGGTGCCTTCGTTGTTGCATCGGTTGCAGGAGGTCATCAAGGCCCACGAAACCTTCATGACCAATCAATTGCAGCGCAACAACGTGATCTATCTGCACGGCTGTGCGCGCTTCGTGACGGACCATGCGATCGAGCTGGAGTCGGTCGACGGCATGCGGCAGGTCCTGACGGCCGACCTGTTCGTGCTCGCGGCCGGATCGCGGCCGAAGTCCTCGCCCAATATCGAAATCGATCATGAGTATGTGCTGGACAGCGACTCCATCCTGTCGATGATCTATCTCCCTCGCTCCTTGACGGTGGTGGGCGGCGGCGTGATCGCCTGCGAATATGCCTCGATGTTTTCGCTTCTTGGCGTCGAAGTCACGATAATCGACAAGGCCGACCGTCCGCTGGAGTTCCTGGATGCGGAGATCGTCGAAATCTTCCAGCGCAACTTCGAGCGCAACGGAGGCCGTTTCTATTCTCGCCATACGGTCATGGATGTGGCGTGGGACGGCGTCTCCTCCGTAGTGGCGACGCTGGAAAACGGTATGGCTGTGAAGAGCGAAAAGATGCTCGTGGCGATCGGGCGACAGCCCAACGTCGAAGAGCTGAACCTGCCTGCGGTAGGGTTGCAATTGAATGAAAAGGGCCGGCTGACGATCAACGAATACGGTCAGACCATGGTGCCCCACATTTATGCGGCCGGCGATATGGCGGGACAAGGCGCGCTCGCCTCGCGGGCGATGGAGGAAGGGCGCCGTGCGGTGAGTCACGCCCTGGGGTTGGTGGTCGGCGAGTCTGCGAATCAGATGCCGCTGGGCATCTATACGATCCCCGAAATCGCCTCGATCGGGCTCGATGAGGCCCAAGCGCAAGCCCGCTTCCGTGGCCCCTTGATCGGTCGCGCTCGGTTCGATGAAATTGCCAAAGGGCAGATTACCGGGGCCTGCAACGGTTTGCTCAAGCTCGTCGCCGATCCCGCGGGCGAACGGTTGTTGGGTGTCCAAATCGTCGGTGAGGATGCCACCGAACTGATCCACCTCGGCCAGATGGCCCTGCAATCCGGCGCCACCATCGATCGCTTCATCGACACCATTTTCAACTTTCCGACCTTTGCCGAATGCTACCGCGTGGCGGCGCTCGATATCCTCGGGCAACGCCGAAAGCAGCAAGACCTGTCCGACGCCGCGTAGCCCGCGCTTCTCCTTTCCCCTCCCCTCGCTATAGTTCTTTTTGACCCGTACCCCCGGTCTACGGTACCCTGCTGTCCTGATCGTATCCTCAAGGCGGGGGACTGTACGATGAATCGGGAGGAACGCCGGCGTCAGGAGAAGTTGGCATCGCGCGGTGGCGGCCACGCCGACGCCATGACCACTCGCGCATTGCTCGGCGAGGGCGCCGCCCATCACCAGGCCGGGCGATTGGACAAGGCGGAGCGGGCCTACCTGCTTGTGTTGGATGCGATGCCGGGGCAACCGGATGCGCTCCATGGACTCGGCCTGCTTGCCTACCGCCGCGGCGATGTGGCCCAGGCGGCGCAATTCCTCTCTCAAGCCTGCGCGCGCAACTCCCACAATCCGATGTTCCACTTCAATCATGGTGTGGTGCTGCAGCGGGCCGGTCGGCTAGACGAGGCCATCATGGCGTATCAGCAGGCGCTTCGCGAGAACCCTCGCTATGTCGAAGCCCAGTCCAATCTGGGGAATGCCTTCAAGGAATCCGGCCGGCTGGCTGAAGCGGTGGCGGCCTACGAACAGGCCTTGGCGCTGCGGCCTGACTCGGCCGATGGGTTCAACAATCTCGGCGTCGCGCTGAAGGAGCAAGGCTTCCTGGAGCGAGCTGAGGACGCGTACCGCCGCGCGATCGCCATCAAGCCGGCACATGCCGAGGCCCACAACAATCTCGGGCTGGCGTTGCTCGAGGCAGGACGGACTACGCAAGCGATCGAGTCGTTTCAGAGCGCGTTGCGCATTCAGCCCGAGTACCTCACGGCGCTCTACAACCTCGGCATTGCCCACATTTGGGATGGAAACATTCCCGCAGCTCTCGAATGTTTTGCCCGGACCGCGGATGCGAAGCACAATCACGGTCGCCCGCCGAAGGAACCGTTCGTCTACCGCTCGCGTCTCAAACACGATGCGGAGCAGGTTCAGTTATTACTCGAGCAAGGCCGTATCGTGGAAGGATGGCGTCCCTACCTAAACGCCTTGACCGACCTGCGCAATCGGGCCGAGGCGGCGGTCGGCACCTCGACCGCCAACCGGATGCCTATTGCCACCGCGGATCTGCAGACCATTGCGCCGTCCTTCAACCGCCTGCTCTACGTGGGGCCCTGTCCCGAGTTGCCCGATGGCGCACTGAATCCCGCGCTGGACTGTGCCGCCATTGAAGCGCGGTACCATGCCCGCCAGCCGGAGGTCACCTTCATCGACGGCCTCCTGACCGAAGAAGCCTTGAATCGGCTTCGAGACTTTTGTTGGCATTCCACGATTTGGAAGAAGGACTATGAGAACGGCTACATCGGCGCCTTCTTGGGCGATGGGTTCGCTTCCCCGCTCCTCCTCCAGATCGCCGAGGAGTTGCGCGCACGTCTGCCAGGCATTTTCGGCAATCATCGGCTCACACAGGCCTGGGCCTTCAAGCATGACAGCGCCAGACGCGGGTTGAACATCCACGCCGACGCGGCGGCCGTGAATGTCAATTTCTGGATTACGCCGGACGAGGCGAACCTGAACCCAGACAGCGGCGGGCTGGTGGTGTGGGACAAGGAAGCGCCACGAGACTGGAATTTCCGGGCCTACAACAGCGATCAGAACAGAGGCAAGATCTACGAGTGGCTGAAGTCGGAGGGGGCGCAGGAAGTGAAGATCACGTACCGGGCCAACCGGGCCGTGTTGTTCAATTCAGATCTGTTTCACGAAACGGACGAGATTGCCTTCAGGGAGGGACTGACCAACCGTCGGATCAATATCACGCTGCTTTATGGGCATCGACACCGTGCCTGAGCATCTTCTCGAAGTCCGCCGCAGGAACAGGCCGGCTGAACAGATAGCCTTGTACCTCATCGCAGCCCTCTTCCCGTAACTTCTCCAGCTGCCCTTCCGTCTCGACTCCCTCAGCCAGCACCGACAGATTCATGCTGTGCGCCATCGCGATGATGGCCTTGGTGATCTTGACGTTGTTCTCGTTCGTCAAGAGATCCCGCACGAACGATTGATCGATTTTCAGCCGGCTGAGCGGGAATCGCTGCAGATAGCTCAGCGAGGAATAGCCGGTTCCGAAGTCGTCGATCGACAGCCGCAGCCCCATCGAGCGCAGTTCTTCGAGCATCGTCACTGTGGCGTCCACATCGCGCATGGCGATGGATTCGGTCAATTCCAGCTCGAGTTGATCTGGAGAGATCCCGGTCTTCTGGAGCGCATCGGACGCCGTGGAAATGAGCGTGCGCCCGTGAAACAGGGAGTTCGACACGTTCACCGATACGGTGATGGCCGAGAGTCCCGATTGTTCCCAGGCCCGCACCTGCCGGCAGGCTTCGCGCAGGACCCACTCATCCATCGGGCGAACCAGCCCCGTGTCCACCGCGGCGCTCATGAAGACGCCGGGTGCGAGGATTCCTCGTTTCGGATGGCGCCAGCGGACCAGGGCTTCGGCCCCGAGAATCGTTCGGGTATGGATGTTCAGCTTGGGTTGATAGTAGACCACGAATTCTTCGCGCTCCAGCGCGCGACGCAAGTCACTTTCCAGATCGAGGCGTTCCGCCGCGGCGGCGTTCAAGCCGGACGAATAGTACTGACAGTTGTTCCGGCCCTGCTCCTTGGCGTGGTACATGGCCGTGTCGGCGTTCTTCAAGAGCGAGTCGACCGTGCGGCCGTCGTTGGGGAAGATCGAGATGCCGATGCTGGCGGAGATGAAGACTTCATGGCCTTCAATGTTGAAGGGCTGGGTCAGCGACTCGAGGATCCGGCGCGCGACTTTGCCGGCATCCTGCGGTTGCGAGAGATTCGTGATGAGAATCGTGAATTCGTCTCCGCCCAGACGCGCAAGCGCGTGGGTCGGCTCATTCTCGCCATGCCGGCCGACCGAGTCGCTGTGGCGGACGGATTCGCTGAGCCGTTCCGCCACCTGCGTGAGCAGCAGGTCGCCGATCGTGTGGCCGAGCGTATCATTGATCATCTTGAAACGGTCCAGGTCGATGAACAGCGTGGCGAGATGTTGCCCGTACCGTTCGGCATTCGAAATGGCGGTCGAGAGGCGATCCTTGAAAAGCACGCGATTCGCCAGGCCCGTCAGGCTGTCGAAATACGCCAACCGATGAATGGCCCGTTCGGCCTGCTTCCGCTCGGTGATGTCCTGGGCCGTGCCGATGACGGTGAGCTCGTGCGTCTGCTCGTCGCGCACGCCTTCCGCCTGGAGATGAATCGAAAAGTCCGCCCCGTTCGGCAGGATGATCCGATGGTCGATGTCGCAGGGGGCATGGTGGCTGACGATTTTTTGCAGCGCGTCTCTGACGGCGCTCCGATCATCCGGATGCACAAGCATGAGAAACGCTTCCAACGTCCCGGCAAAATCCTGCGGTCTGATGCCCACGATCCGGCACAGTTCATTGGACATGCTGAAGCGCCCGGTGGCGGGTGTCCAGTCCCAGTTGCCGATGCGCGCGATGCGCTGGGCCAGCTCGAGCCGGGCCTCGCTCTTCACGAGGGCCTGAAGCACGTTGCTGGTCCTGAGCATGTACCGGATATGGTGGCAGAGGATCATCGAATTGATGGGTTTGTTGACGAAGTCCGTTGCACCGTGTTCGTAGGCTTGCGCGATCGAGGCGGCATCCTCCAGCCCCGTCATGATCAGGATCGGAATGCGTTTCCCGCCGGGAAGGGACCGGATCTTGGTGCAAGTCATGAAGCCGTCCATCTCGGGCATGACCAGATCCAGCACGATGAGGTCCGGCGGAGACTTCTCGAAGATCTTGATCGCCTCTCGCCCGTTGTCCGCTTCGGTGACATGCATCCCGGCCGGCTCCAGTGCGGACCGGACGAAGAGTCGAGCTGTAGGATCGTCGTCGACGACGAGAATCGAAGGTCGAGTGAAGGTCATGTTATTCGAAAACCGTCTCTGATGCTGTGTTGGTAGTCGTTGATTTCGTTCAGTTCGTGCCCACCCCGGCGCGGAGCGAACGCGCGATCCGCGGCTTGGAGGGAGTCTGCACGACTAGACTAGCAAAGTTCGGCGGAATGACCAGAAAATAACGGCTTCCGGCAGCGGTCTGAAGATGCCCTGGCAGGGTGATCAGGTGGCGGATTCCCGAGCGTCACACACTATCCCAGGCGGGGCATGCGCGAATCGGCGGCCTTGTCGATTTTGTGGGATTCGAAGGCCTCCATGATGACCTTCGCGATAGCCATCCGCACCTGCGAGAGCATTCCCCGCATGGCCAACACGAGCAGCAGCGTGCTGAGCAGCAACAGCGGAAGCGTGTATATGGCCACCTGTGCCGCAAGGTCGTCTGCGGAACGCACCGTGGCATAATCCTGCGGCAACGCATAGACCACACGCACCCAGGCTACGACATGGTCCCGGTCACGGAGGGGCTCGACGACGACGACGGCCGGACGCCCCACTTCGATTCCCCGTGAGACCACTTCACTTTGCGTCGTCCTGGCCGACATCCAGGCGCTGTCCTGAAGCCGCCGTCCTACTGCGTCGGGAGATTTGGCGGCGACAATGACGTTGTTTTCGGCAATCACGGCGGCATCGAGCACGCCGACTTCCCGCAAGTGGATGTCGATCGCGCGTTGCACATCGGTCAGGTTCTCGCCCAGGAGCATTTCGGTGAACCAGGCAAAGGTGCGGGTGACGGCGCGGGCCTTCTCGTCGGCGGCGCGATCCAGCGCCTCGTTGTGCGTCGTCACAATGGCCAGGTCTTGCCGAGCCAACAGATAGTAGAGGGCTCCGGAGCACAACACGGACAGCGCGACGCTGATCAGGAGCGCCGGCAAAAATGTCTGAGGGAATTTCGATGCCGGATTGCGGGCACGCACCATATCCATGCCTCCTTAGAAAACCGAGCCTCGCCGGTACTAGGTCACCGGTTCAGCGTATCAGAAAATGCCGATCCCAACAGCAGATTCGAGATTTTGTTCGGGGGTGTTGGATCGACGGAGAACGCGGCGCTCCGACCGGGGTCAGGTCTCCTCGCCCTGCTCATAGGGTTGCTGCTCGAGCACCTTCACAGTCTGCTGGAGCCGGGCCCATTCATCCGGTTTGAGCGTGGAGAATTCGAGACCGAAGTGTTTGTCCCGGCACCAGCGGACGATGCCTTGGTCGATCGTGAGCGGAGGCGCGTTCTCAGACAGGTGCACCTGAAGTTGGAGCGTGGTTCCAGGCAGGACCGCGGTGGTGCTGAAGATGCGGCAGCCACGGAGGGACAGGTCGAGGAGACTCCCCTCCCCGCCGACCAGGTTGGCTGAGCTGAACGAACTGCGGAATTGGACAGCGAATCGAGGGTGCCGGCGATGATCCATGACCGTCCGGAACAATTCAGGGTCTGTGTCAGCCCTTTATATTGCCGATCGGTCGCAATTCCGCCACTTTTTTTGTGATTCCGGCGCGGTCGACGGTTTCCACCACTTCGGAAATGTTCTTGTAGGCAAATCCCGCTTCTTCGGCGAGGCCCGACATAGAGACGGCCTTGACGAGAATCCCGCGCGATTTCATATCTTTCAGGAGTTGGTCGCCGCGAACGGCACGCTTCGCCTGCGCGCGCGACATCGTGCGTCCCGATCCGTGCATGGTGGAGCCGAATGTGTCGCGCATCGCCCGATCGGTGCCCACCAGCAGATAGGATCCTGTCTCCATCGAGCCGCCGCAAATCACAGGTTGCCCGGTACGGCGGTAGAGTTCCGGCAACTCCGGGCTGCCGGGACCGAAGGCTCGCGTCGAACCTTTGCGATGCACCAGTAACTCACCGTCCCGGTAGCGCTCGACCTTGGCGATGTTATGCGCGACGTCGTAGACGAGCTGCATCCCGAGCGCTTCGGCCGATTGCCCGAAGACGGCGCTGAAGGCCGCGCGAATCTGGTGCGTGATCACCTGGCGATTGGCAAAGGCAGTGTTGGCCGCGCAATTCATGCCGGCGAAGTAGTCACGTCCTTCGGGAGAACGAAACGGCGCGCAGGCCAGCTGTTGATCCGGCACGGTGATGCCGTACCGGCGCATGGCTTTCTCGAATACCTTCAAGTAGTCGCTTGCCACCTGATGCCCGAACCCCCGCGATCCGCAATGGACCATCACCACGATTTGGTTGCGACCGAACAGCCCCAAGGCGGCGGCGGTGTCGCGATCGAAAATCCGATCATCCGAGACGACCTGCACTTCCAGATAGTGGTTGCCCGATCCCAATGTGCCCAGCTGATTGATGCCGCGCTCGATCGCGTGGTCGCTGACGCACGCCGGATCGGCACCCTCCAAGCAACCGCCCTGCTCGATGCGTTCGAGGTCTTCGTGCCACCCGTAGCCCTTGGCGACGCACCAACGGGCGCCCTGCCGCATCACCTCGGGAAATTCTTGCCGCGACAGGTTGACGAAGCCGCGCGAGCCCACTCCCGCAGGGACTCGGTGGAAGAGTTCCGTCATCAGCGGTTCGATCTTGGGCTGCACGTCCTGCAGTGTCAGATCCGTGCGGATGAGCCGCATACCGCAGTTCACGTCATACCCGACCCCGCCCGGCGAGATCACGCCGGCCTCGAGATCGAACGCGGCGACGCCGCCGATGGGAAACCCATAGCCCCAATGGCCGTCCGGCATGCAGAGCGCGTAGCGCCTGATGCCGGGCAGACAGGCGACATTCGTGACCTGGTCGAACACGCCGCTGTCCATCGCGGTCAGGATGCCCTCGGTCGCATAGATCCGGGCCGGCACGAGCATGCCGGCCTTTTCACTCGGCGGGATTTCCCAAATCTGGTCGTCGATCTTGACGACCTTCATGCCGGTATTGAGTTTCATACGTCCAACACCACGCGGGCTCTCCAGGCCCCGCCTTCCTGCACGACCGCGTAGAGATGTTTCGTCACGCCCTTCACATCCGAGCGGAGCTCCTGCGTCGTCGCGTCGACCGGCGCGCCGGAAATCTGAGCCTGTAGCCGCCAGACGTGAGCGGTTTCCGGTCGTTCCAGGGACAGGCGTATCTCACGGAAGACGACCGCGCGCGCATCCTTCAGGTACACCAGTTGATTGAGCCAGTCAAACAGGAGGTCGGCGAGGTCCGCTGCTTCCAACGTGACGGATTCGTGCCAGAGCGGGAGGACTGTACAGGGATCGGCAAGGCTTTCGATGAGCGCCTGCGTGGCGGCCTCAAACAGTTGCTGGGGATCGTCTCCCGTGGCGTCGAAGGCCATGTCGGCCAAGGCGACGTCGTCGAGAAAGGTAAAGCCCGCGCCCATGGTCACGCCCGGGGAGTACGCCGGCGAACGGTGGAGAAGAGCGCGCGGATCTGTTCGATTCCTGGAATGGTATGGCCGAAAGGAAAGGGCACTTTGCCCTTGAAGAACATGCGAATCCCGAGCGGTAACACATGCAGCAGCCGCTTCGGCTTCGTCCCCACCACCTTGAGCGGCATCAAAGCTTCATTCAAGCGGCCTTCATGGTGCACGAGGTCTACGAAGCCGGTGATGTGGCGCGCGCCCTCCTCGACTTTTAAGTTGTGCTGAAGGGAGGCCCGGCGCAAGCGGATGATCGCCTCCATGGGCTGCACGTCCTTCGGGCAGACCTGCACGCACATGTTGCAGCGCGTGCAATCCCAAATGCCGTCCTGGCCCTGCAGCGCGACGAGCCGCCGATGTTTCGAGGGGCCTGGCTCGCGCGGATCGGCGAGGAACCGCTCCGACTTGGCCAAGGCCGCCGGCCCGAGGAATCCCGGCGACACGGCATGCGACGTACAGGCGCCGACGCAGGCGCCGCACATGATGCAGGCATCGACGTTATGGAAGTGATAGCTTTCCGGCTTGAGTCGCAGTTGACCGCTCGGCCCGTACCGCTTCGTGGGGTGCGAGGTCTCGCCCAGCCACGGAGTGACCGCCCGGATCTTCTCCCAGAAGTGGGACATGTCCACGACCAGGTCCTTGATCACCGGCAGGTTCGGGAGCGGCGCGATGGTGATCCGGCCGTGACGCTCGAGTTCTTTGCGGATCGAGGTGCGGCAGGCGAGTTTCTCCGAGCCGTTGATCTGCATCGCGCAGGACCCGCAGATCGCCGACCGGCAGGAGTAGCGCAACGACAACGCGCCGTCCTGTTCGTTCTTGATGCGAATCAACGCTTCGAGGACCGTCATGCCGCGCCCCACGTCGAGGCGATAGTCCTCTTCGTGCGGGTTGCGATCGGTCTCGGGATTGAATCGGCGAATGGTGAAGGTCAGGCGCATGGTTACGTGAAACGTGAAGCGTCAAACGTGAAACGCGAGGAAGCCGCCGAGTCGCTACCCGAGCTCGAACACTTTGGGATAGTTCGTCAGGTTGCGGCAACCGTCTTTGGTCACGAGGACCATATCCTCGATACGCACGGCGCCCAATCCGGGATAGTAGAGACCCGGCTCCACCGTGACGACGTGTCCTTCCTGGAGGATCGAACCGGTTCGGCTGATGCGGGGCGCTTCGTGAATGTCGAGCCCTACTCCGTGGCCGGTTCCATGGAAATAGCCCTGCATGCGGCCGTTCACCGGGCCGGTGCGGTAGCCGGCTTTTTCGAACCGGTCGCAAATGCCTTGATGGATCTTGGCCCCGTCGGCGCCGTCGCGGATCTTGGTGATGGCCTCTTCCTGCGCATCCTTGACGGTCCGGTAGAGGCGCTTGAGTTCCGGCGAAACCTCACCGCGGATGACCGTGCGTGACATGTCGGCAAAATAGCGCGAACCGGCGGAGCGCGGGAACACGTCGAAGATGATGCTGCGATGGGCCGGTAAGGGGCCGCTTCCTTCATCGTGAGGATCGCAGGCCTGCTCCCCGCCAGCCACGATCGTGTGCTGGGCGACGCAGTTGCATTCCATAAGCTTCACGTTGATGAGCTGCTTGACCCGTTCCGACGTGAGGACGGCCCCATCCAGCCACAGTTGATTGTTGCGGATCTCGGCCCGGCGGAGCGAGTCGTGCGCCGCTGCGACGGCCGATTCGGTGGCCCGCTGTGCCGCTTCGATGTGGCGGACTTCTTCGGCGGACTTCACGACGCGCTGTTCATAAAACGGTTCACGCCTCGTGCGGAGTCTATAGCCGAGCTCCTGCAGGCGTTGCGCGTGCAGAAAGGGAAAGGTCGAGGGGACGAGAACCTCGGTGACTCCCGCCTGCTTTAAGAGCTGATGCACGACGTCCACCGTCCCGGGCTCCGCTACCCCCTCGGCTTTGGCTTGCCGCTCGATTTCGGAATAGCTGACGACCCGGTCGACCGTCGCCTGGTGCTTGGCTCGGTCCACCTCGAGGTCGCTCATGACCATCAGGCGCTCCCCTTTCAACTCAAGGTACACGAAGGGATCGGGCGCCATGAAGCGCGTCGCATAGAACAAATTGGAATCGCTCTCGCTGGCGGCGATGAAGAGGGTAGCGTCGGGTGATTGGTGTGCTGACGGCGATGGAGAGGTCGTCATAGATCTGTGCGGTCGTCTTGATCGGATGCTATCACGCGCCCTGAGGGTGGTCAAGGCGAGGCCGGCGCCGGCGCGCTCGGTTGCAACACTTGAGGAGGCGGAGCGGGCGGTGTCTTCAATTCCAACGACGGATCGAACAGCGGTTCTTTTTCTTCCTGCGGGCTGAGGATATCGACCGGGAGCATCACGGTATTCTTCAGCAGGTCGAACGCCAATTGCGCGACGCCGGTGAGGCCGGTTGTGAACGACTTCATCGGCATGTACGTGACCTGCGGATCTTCGATCGGCCCCTTCACTTGGAAGAGCGCAGTCGCGAGCCCTTTGCGATCTCCCGCCACCAGCCGCCCGAACAGCGGAATTGATTTCAGAAATTGCGAATAGGACCCGAAGGGGCTGACCGCCCAGACCATGTCGAGCTGATCGGTCGGCATGTCGTAGGTGCCGGCGGCGGAAATTTTCAGCACGGGACTGTCGATGATGAGGTTCTGCGTCTTCATCATCCCGTTTTGCATCGTGATCGTGGCGGTCATCCGGTTGTATTGCAGACCGTCTTTTTCGAGATCCACTTTGCCCTGCAGGACCGCCGGCAAATTCAGGATCGAGATGATTTTCCAGATCGCGCGCTTTTCCGTTTTGAGAATGCGGCCTTCTTGCGCCACCAATTCCGTCTTGCCGTTCAGGGTGGGCAAGACGCCGTGTGGGTTGCGGCCGTGGCCGGTCAGCATGCCGGTCAATTTCACATCCCCCGTGACGGACCGATCCTGCGCGCCGAGCAACGGGAGCAGCGCATCGAAGGGAATCCCCGTCATGCGCACCGACGATTCGGTTTCAGCCGGCTGGCCCTTGGGCAGCCGGACGACGAGGCGCCCGGCGATCTGTCCCGTGCCGGACTGGCCCACGACGCGATCCAGGTCGAGCATGCCGTCCTGAATCGTGAGGCGGCCGGACAGCGACCCGAAGCGCAGGTGTTTGTAGATGCCCTTTTCAATCGTCGCGGTGGCGCTGACTTGGCTGGTGGAGGCCAGCATCTCCAGGAACTCCCGCACCGGCGATCGTTCGCCCTTCGGGATCAGCAGGTCGATATCCATTTGCGAGGATTCGAGTTTGACCGCGATCAC harbors:
- a CDS encoding HDOD domain-containing protein → MSVDVSQSTKATPTEPLEQLLLSRIQKGAIELPLLPQVAAQILGMVYDPNAESAKLAALIHQDQALAAHVIRIANSPAYMTRNPVVSLQHAVTMLGMNLMSEIAFTASLKSSVFKVPGFEDDVKRLWQQSLASGAYAKEIARLRRCNVESAYLCGLLHGIGQPVVLQTVATLAKELKVTLERTLLKQLLGGYQTQVGQLVAEKWGLPKQVAEVIAFFEHYDQSTNAKQECMITHLADRLAQHHLDPESLDEPTLRELPVLADLNLYAKDVDALLGMKEKVSKAVEAMPL
- the sthA gene encoding Si-specific NAD(P)(+) transhydrogenase produces the protein MHYDIIVVGSGPAGQKAAIQAAKAGKRVALIEKEQGIGGNCVYRGTIPSKTLRESALQHERLKRSSEAFEGRLRTDVSVPSLLHRLQEVIKAHETFMTNQLQRNNVIYLHGCARFVTDHAIELESVDGMRQVLTADLFVLAAGSRPKSSPNIEIDHEYVLDSDSILSMIYLPRSLTVVGGGVIACEYASMFSLLGVEVTIIDKADRPLEFLDAEIVEIFQRNFERNGGRFYSRHTVMDVAWDGVSSVVATLENGMAVKSEKMLVAIGRQPNVEELNLPAVGLQLNEKGRLTINEYGQTMVPHIYAAGDMAGQGALASRAMEEGRRAVSHALGLVVGESANQMPLGIYTIPEIASIGLDEAQAQARFRGPLIGRARFDEIAKGQITGACNGLLKLVADPAGERLLGVQIVGEDATELIHLGQMALQSGATIDRFIDTIFNFPTFAECYRVAALDILGQRRKQQDLSDAA
- a CDS encoding tetratricopeptide repeat protein, which translates into the protein MNREERRRQEKLASRGGGHADAMTTRALLGEGAAHHQAGRLDKAERAYLLVLDAMPGQPDALHGLGLLAYRRGDVAQAAQFLSQACARNSHNPMFHFNHGVVLQRAGRLDEAIMAYQQALRENPRYVEAQSNLGNAFKESGRLAEAVAAYEQALALRPDSADGFNNLGVALKEQGFLERAEDAYRRAIAIKPAHAEAHNNLGLALLEAGRTTQAIESFQSALRIQPEYLTALYNLGIAHIWDGNIPAALECFARTADAKHNHGRPPKEPFVYRSRLKHDAEQVQLLLEQGRIVEGWRPYLNALTDLRNRAEAAVGTSTANRMPIATADLQTIAPSFNRLLYVGPCPELPDGALNPALDCAAIEARYHARQPEVTFIDGLLTEEALNRLRDFCWHSTIWKKDYENGYIGAFLGDGFASPLLLQIAEELRARLPGIFGNHRLTQAWAFKHDSARRGLNIHADAAAVNVNFWITPDEANLNPDSGGLVVWDKEAPRDWNFRAYNSDQNRGKIYEWLKSEGAQEVKITYRANRAVLFNSDLFHETDEIAFREGLTNRRINITLLYGHRHRA
- a CDS encoding EAL domain-containing protein, with translation MTFTRPSILVVDDDPTARLFVRSALEPAGMHVTEADNGREAIKIFEKSPPDLIVLDLVMPEMDGFMTCTKIRSLPGGKRIPILIMTGLEDAASIAQAYEHGATDFVNKPINSMILCHHIRYMLRTSNVLQALVKSEARLELAQRIARIGNWDWTPATGRFSMSNELCRIVGIRPQDFAGTLEAFLMLVHPDDRSAVRDALQKIVSHHAPCDIDHRIILPNGADFSIHLQAEGVRDEQTHELTVIGTAQDITERKQAERAIHRLAYFDSLTGLANRVLFKDRLSTAISNAERYGQHLATLFIDLDRFKMINDTLGHTIGDLLLTQVAERLSESVRHSDSVGRHGENEPTHALARLGGDEFTILITNLSQPQDAGKVARRILESLTQPFNIEGHEVFISASIGISIFPNDGRTVDSLLKNADTAMYHAKEQGRNNCQYYSSGLNAAAAERLDLESDLRRALEREEFVVYYQPKLNIHTRTILGAEALVRWRHPKRGILAPGVFMSAAVDTGLVRPMDEWVLREACRQVRAWEQSGLSAITVSVNVSNSLFHGRTLISTASDALQKTGISPDQLELELTESIAMRDVDATVTMLEELRSMGLRLSIDDFGTGYSSLSYLQRFPLSRLKIDQSFVRDLLTNENNVKITKAIIAMAHSMNLSVLAEGVETEGQLEKLREEGCDEVQGYLFSRPVPAADFEKMLRHGVDAHKAA
- a CDS encoding PilZ domain-containing protein; this translates as MDHRRHPRFAVQFRSSFSSANLVGGEGSLLDLSLRGCRIFSTTAVLPGTTLQLQVHLSENAPPLTIDQGIVRWCRDKHFGLEFSTLKPDEWARLQQTVKVLEQQPYEQGEET
- a CDS encoding RtcB family protein; this translates as MKLNTGMKVVKIDDQIWEIPPSEKAGMLVPARIYATEGILTAMDSGVFDQVTNVACLPGIRRYALCMPDGHWGYGFPIGGVAAFDLEAGVISPGGVGYDVNCGMRLIRTDLTLQDVQPKIEPLMTELFHRVPAGVGSRGFVNLSRQEFPEVMRQGARWCVAKGYGWHEDLERIEQGGCLEGADPACVSDHAIERGINQLGTLGSGNHYLEVQVVSDDRIFDRDTAAALGLFGRNQIVVMVHCGSRGFGHQVASDYLKVFEKAMRRYGITVPDQQLACAPFRSPEGRDYFAGMNCAANTAFANRQVITHQIRAAFSAVFGQSAEALGMQLVYDVAHNIAKVERYRDGELLVHRKGSTRAFGPGSPELPELYRRTGQPVICGGSMETGSYLLVGTDRAMRDTFGSTMHGSGRTMSRAQAKRAVRGDQLLKDMKSRGILVKAVSMSGLAEEAGFAYKNISEVVETVDRAGITKKVAELRPIGNIKG
- a CDS encoding archease, yielding MGAGFTFLDDVALADMAFDATGDDPQQLFEAATQALIESLADPCTVLPLWHESVTLEAADLADLLFDWLNQLVYLKDARAVVFREIRLSLERPETAHVWRLQAQISGAPVDATTQELRSDVKGVTKHLYAVVQEGGAWRARVVLDV